The nucleotide window GACCCGGCGCGCATCGCCCTGGGCGGCGACAGCGCCGGCGGCACGCTGGCCGCCGCGTGCGCGGTCGAGGCACGCGATGCCGGGCTGGCGCCGGTGCTGCAGCTGCTGGTCTATCCCGGCACCTGCGCGCGCCAGGATACGCCGTCGCACCGCGCGCTGGCCGACGGCTACCTGCTGACCGCGGACATGATCCGCTGGTTCTTCGCGCAGTACCTGGACCAGGAAGCCAGCCGCGACGACTGGCGCTTTGCCCCGCTGGACGGCGGCGGCACCGGCGCCGACGTGGGCGGGGTATGCCCGGCCTGGATCGCGGTGGCCGGCTACGACCCGTTGCATGACGAGGGCGTGGCCTACGCCGCCAAGCTGCGCGCCGCCGGCGTGGCCGCGACGCTGGCCGACTACCCCGGCATGATCCATGATTTCTTCAAGCTGGGCCGCTTCGTGCCCGCGGTGGCGCAGGCGCATGCCGATGCCGTTGCCGCGCTGCGCACCGCGTTCGGCGCAGCGCAGGAATAAAACCGCCTCGCGGTCGTGCCTGGTTCATCATCGACCCGCCATTTTTCAAGCAGTGATTTGCAGTATTAGGAGACCTCGTCAAATGCAACGCCGCCACTTCCTCGCCCGCGCGGGCCTCGCCGCCGCCACCGCGGCCCTCGGTCTTGCCGCCATGCCTGCCCAGGCCCAGGCCGACAAGTTCCCGCAGCGCCCGATCCGGCTGGTGATCGGCTACACCGCCGGCGGCTCCACGGATATCCCGTTCCGCGTGCTGGCCGACAACGCCTCGAAGATCCTGGGCCAGCCCGTGATCGTCGAGAACAAGCCCGGTGCCGGCGGCGTGCTGCCGGCGCAGCTGATGCAGAGCACCGCGCCCGACGGCTATACGCTGGCGCAGGTGGCCATGCCGGTCTACCGCCTGCCGTACACCACCAAGATCAACTGGGATCCGGTCAAGGACCTGAGCTACATCATCAACCTTGCCGGCTATTCGTTCGGCCTGGTGGTGCCGGCCGATTCGCCGATCAAGACCATGCAGGAGTACATCGCCTACGCCAAGGCCAACCCGGGCAAGCTGACCTACGGCACGCCCGGCTCGATGACCACGCTGCACCTGACCATGGAAGAACTGGCGATGAAGCAGGGCGTGCAGTTCTCGCACATCCCCTTCAAGGGCAATTCGGAATCGATGCAGGCGCTGCTGGGCGGCCACGTGATGTCGGTGGCCGACACGCCGGCGTGGGCGCCGTACGTGGAGCAGGGCAAGCTGCGCCTGCTGTCGACCTGGGGCGAGAAGCGCTCGGCGCGCTTCCCCAACGTGCCGACGCTGAAGGAACTGGGCATCGGCATCGTGCAGACCTCGCCGTTCGGCCTGGTCGCGCCCAAGGGCACTGACCCGAAGATCGTGCAGAAGCTGCATGACGCCTTCAAGAAGGCCATGGAAATGCCCAACTACCGCGAGTCGCTGGCCAAGTTCGACATGGAGCCGTTCTACATGAGCACCCAGCAGTACGCGCAGTTTGCCGCCGACACCGTCAAGAAGGAAAAGGCGATCATCGAGAAGCTGGGGCTGGCCAAGCCGCAGTAAGCGCCCAGTAAGCGCGCAGTAAGCGCGCAGCCATCCGGCACCCTGCACGCACTCAGGCCGCCACGCCTGCCGGTCTTGCCCCGGCGGGCGCGGCGGCCTGATGCATTGCGGGGGCCAGAACAATCAAGAGGAGACCACGTCAATGGCCAAAGAGGAATTCCGCCACACCGTCCCGCTGCGCGTGCGCTGGTCCGAAGTCGATCCGCAATCGATCGTCTTCAACGCGCACTACCTGACGTACTGCGATATCTGCGTGACCGAGTACTGGCGCGCGCTGGGCATCCGCTATCCGGAAGACGTGCTGCACGCGCACGGCGTCGATATCTTCGTGGTCAAGTCCACGCTGGAGTACCACGCGTCGGCGCGCTTTGACGATGAACTGGAGATCCGCGGCCGCATGGCGCGGCTGGGCCGGTCCAGCATGCTGTTCAGGGTGGAGATGTATCGGGGCGACGAGCACCTGATCACCGGCGAGATCGTCTATGTGTGCGCCGATCCGGCGACGCAGAAATCGGCGCCGATCCCGGGGGTGGTGCGGGAGGTGATCGAGGGGTATGAGGTGGTGAAGCCGGCGGGTTGATGCCGTGCTGACGGGTCTTCAAATCCCGCTTGCTTGCTCCCCTCTCCCGCTTGCGGGAGAGGGGTTGGGGGTGAGGGCAGGCGGGTGCCTTGCGGCAAACGGTGCAAGGATGCGACGCGCTGGCCCTCACCCTAACCCTCTCCCGCAAGCGGGAGAGGGGACCGGCCCTCAGTCAATGAAAAGGCCGTCGCCAATGCGAAGGGCGATCGCCTTACTTGGCCAGCCCCGCATCCTCCATATAAGCCCGAATCACCTCGTCAAAGCTCGCATCGCTCTCGAACCCCAGCGCCCGCGCGCGCTCCGCGTTCCACGCCGCCGGCCACGTGCCGACGATCTTCTCGACTCGCTCCTCGCGTTCCCACGTCACCAGGTCCGCCACCGCATCGCCGGCGACGCGGCGCAGCGCATCGACCATGCCCGCCGCCGTGACCGACAGCCCGGGCAGGTTCACCACGCGGCGGTTGCCCAGCCGTTCGCCGGCCAGTTCGATGCCGTTGACCAGCGCCGCCACCGCCGCGCGCGGCGACAGCAGCCATAGCGGCGTTTGCGGTGCCACCGGGCAGTTGGCAGCAACACCAGACAGCGGCTCGCGGATGATGCCGCTGGCGAACGACGAGGCCGCCGCGTTGGGCTTGCCGGGGCGCACGCTGATGGTGGGCAGGCGCAGCACGCGGCCGTCGACGAAGCCGCGGCGGCTGTAGTCCGACAGCAGCAGTTCGCCGATGGCCTTCTGCACGCCGTACGACGATTGCGGGTTCAGCGCGGTGTCGTCCTGCACCACCGGCGGCAGCTCGCCGCCGTAGACCGCGACCGAGCTGGTGAACAGCACGCGCGGCTTGTGGCCCAGTTCGCGGCAGGTTTCCAGCAGCGCGCGCGACGCGTCCAGGTTGACGCGCATGCCGAGGTCGAAATCGGCCTCGGCCTGGCCGCTGACCACGGCGGCGAGGTGGAACACCGCGCCGGTATCGGTGTCGATGGCCTGGCGCAGCACCGCCGGATCGGACAGGTCGCCGGTGACCACGCGCACGCGCGCGTCGTCGAGGCCTTGCGGCGCGACCACGTCGAGCAGCGTCAGGCGCTCGAAGGCAACGGCCTTGCCGTCCAGGTTCAGGGTGCCGCGTTGCAGCAGCAGGCGCGCGAGCTGCAGGCCGAGGAAGCCGGCGCCGCCGGTAATCAGTACGTTCATGGCAAGAGATCTCTGATGGTGTGTGGGATCAGCGGCCGAGGTAAGGCTTGAGCCAGCCCAGGCCCGCCGACGTGCCGGCGCGCGGCCGATATTCGCAGCCGATCCAGCCGGCGTAGCCGAGCGCGTCGATGACGTCGAACAGGTACGGGTAGTGCAGCTCGCCCAGGTCCGGCTCATGGCGCTCGGGCACGCCGGCGATCTGGATATGGCCGATGCCGGCGATGTCGCGCCTGAGCTTCATCGCGACATCGCCCTCGACGATCTGGCAGTGGTAGCAGTCGAACTGCACCTTCAGGTTGGGCGCGCCGGCTTCCTTGCAGATCGCCTGGCCTTCGTCCTGCCGGTTCAGGAAATAGCCCGGCATGTCGCGCGTATTGATCGGCTCGATCAGCACGGTCACGCCTTGCGCGGCCGCCGCGCTGGCGGCGAAGGCGAGGTTCTCGAGGTAGGTGGCGCGGCAGCGCGCGGGGTCGGCATCGGCGGGGACCAGCCCGGCCATCACATGGATGCGGTCATTGCCGATCACGCCGGCGTATTCGAGCGCGCGGCCGATGGTGCCGCGGAATTCCGCCTCGCGCCCCGGCAGCGCGGCCAGGCCGCGCTCGCCAGCGGCCCAGTCGCCCGGCGGGGCATTGAACAGCGCCTGCGCGAGGCCGTTCGCGTCGAGGCGCGCGCGCAGCTCGGCGGCGGGGTGCTCGTACGGGAACAGGTACTCGACCGCCTGGAAGCCGTCGGCCGCGGCAGCGGCAAAGCGGTCCAGGAAGGCGTGCTCTTGGTACATCATCGACAGGTTGGCGGCAAAGCGCGACATGGGAAACTCCGGAAGCGAAAGCGGGTTCAGCGATTGACCAGTTTAGCGGGCGTCAGCCACACCAGCGCGGCGCCGACCACCAGGATCGCCGACAGCACGTACATCGGCAGCTGCGTGCTATGGGTCAGGTCCTTGAGCGCGCCCACCATGTACGGCGACACGAAGCCGGCCAGGTTGCCCACCGAGTTGACCACCGCGATGCCCGATGCGGCGGCGATGCCCGACAGGAACGAGGTGGGCAGCGACCAGAACAGCGGCGCGCAGGTCAGCACGCCGGCGGCGGCCAGCGACAGCGCGGCAATGGCCACGGTCGTGTTGTCGGTGAACGAGGCGGCGATGGCAAAGCCCGTCGCACCCATCAGCGCGGGGACGATCAGGTGCCAGCGGCGCTCGCGGCGCGCATCGGCGCTGTGGCCCAGGATGTTCATCACCACCACCGCGCACAGGAACGGAATCGCGGACAGCAGGCCGATGTTGAAGTTGCCGGTTACGCCGCTGGATTTCACCAGCGTCGGCATCCAGAACGTCAGCGCGTACTGGCCGGTGACGAAGCAGAAGTAGATCAGGCACATCCACCACACGCGGCTGTCTGCGAACACCGCGCCCAGCGAGTGGCCATGCCCGGTGCCGGCGGCGGCGCCGGCATTGCGCTGGTCTTCCTCGATATTGCGCTTGAGCACGCGCTTCTCGTCGGCGTCCAGCCACGGCGCCTTGTCGATGCCGTCGCGCAGCACGAAGATCGTCATCAGGCCGATCACGAACGCGGGCAGGGCCTCGAGCAGGAACATCCACTGCCAGCCGCGCATGCCGTGGGTGCCGTTGAACGCGTCCATGATCCAGCCCGACAGCGGGTTGCCGAACATGCCGGCGATGGGAATGCCCGACATGAACAGCGCGATCATCCTGGCGCGGCGGTTGGCCGGGAACCAGTAGGTCAGGTACAGGATCACGCCGGGATAGAAGCCCGCTTCGGCCAGCCCCAGCAGGAAGCGCATCACGTAGAACTGCGTCGGCGTCTTCACGAACAGGAACAGCGCCGAGATGATGCCCCACGTGATCATGATGCGCGCGATCCAGATGCGCGCGCCGATCTTGTGCATCAGCAGGTTGCTGGGCAGCTCGAACAGGAAATAGCCGATAAAGAACAGCCCGGCGCCCAGGCCGAACACGGTTTCGGAGAAGGCCAGGTCCTGCCCCATCTGCAGCTTGGCGAAGCCGACGTTGACGCGGTCCAGGTAGGCGACCACGTAGCACAGCATCAGGAACGGCATGATGCGCCAGAACACCTTGCTGTAGGCGCGTTTCTCGATCTGGGTGTCGGCGTCGAGCCGGGCGTTGCCGCCCAGGCTGTCGAAGGCGGGCACGCTGGCCGCCGGTTGGTTGGATGGCATCGGTGGTCTCCGGGTATGGTGGTGGGTCTGGTCTTGTGATCAACGGCCACGCGCAAATTCCGGGCGTGCGCGTTCCCCGCGCGGTGGCCGGGGCCGCCGCGCCAGGATCAGGCCGTGGTGGGTCAGGGAAGCAGCGGGGCTGGTGCTACCAGCGCGCCTGGAAGGCGTCGCGCAGTTCAGCCAGGGCGCTGTCGGGCAGCGCCGCGCGGGCGGCGAAGCCCGGCACGTCTTTCATCGTCATCCATAGCTTGGCGGTCTCCTCCAGTTCTTCCAGCGCGAACGCGGCGCGCGATACGCTGGATTCCCACACCACCGGTCCCAGGCGCTCCAGCAGCACGCCGCGCACCTGCGCGGCCAGCGTGGCCACGCGCGCGGCCACGGCGGGGTCGCCCGGGCGATGGTAGGGAATCAGCGGGACATGGCCGACCTTCATCACGTAGTACGGTGTGAGCGGCGGCAGTACGTCGTCCGGTTGCCAGACGCCGGCCAGCGTCAGGGCCACGAGGTGCGTCGAGTGCGTGTGCACCACGGCGTGCGCCCCGGGGTTGTTGTCATAGACGGCGCGATGCAGCGTCAGCGTCTTGGACGGCTTGTCGCCCGAGACCCAGCTGCCGTCGCTGGCCACCTTGGCCACCGCGGCGGGATCGAGCATGCCCAGGCACGCATCGGTCGGCGTGATCAGCCAGCCGTCGTCGAGGCGCGCGCTGATATTGCCGGCCGAGCCGACGGTATAGCCGCGCTGGTACAGGCTGGCGCCGATGCGGCAGATCTCTTCGCGCAGCTTGCTTTCGCTTTGCATCAGTGGCCTCCCAGCTGGCGCAGCGCCTGGTCGAAAAAGTCCGGGCCGCCGAAGTTGCCCGACTTGAGCGCCAGCGCCAGCGGCGTGGCCTCAAGCGTCACGGTGGCCGGCACGCCCGGCGCGATCTGCGCGCCGATGCGCAAGGCGCGCACGCCCAGCGCCTGCACCACCGCTCCGGAAGTTTCACCGCCCGCCACCACGAAGCGGCGCGTGCCGCGGGCCTGCAGCCCCGCGGCGACCGCGGCCAGGCATTGCTCGACCAGGTGGCCGGCGCGCGCCACGCCCAGTTCGGCCTGCACCGCCTTGACCTCGTCGGGGCTGGAGGTGGCGTAGACCAGCACGGGCTGGTCATGCGCGGCGGCAAAGGCGAGTGCGGCGTCGGCGACGGCCTCGCCGCGCGCCAGCGCGAGCGGATCGATGCGCAGCGCGGGGCGGCCTTGCTCCAGCCAGCGTGCCACCTGGCCGTTGGTCGCGCGCGAGGCGCTGCCGGCCAGCACCACGCCGGGGCCGTCGATGGCCGGCACCGCGTCGGCGTCGGTGCGCTGCGGCAGCAGGCCGGCGCGGCGGAAATTACCGGGCAGGCCCAGCGCGATGCCGGAGCCGCCGGTGACCAGCGGCAGGCCGGCGCAGGCCTCGCCCAGCGTGAGCAGGTCCGCGTCGCAGACCGCATCGGCAATCGCCATGCGCACGCCGTCGCCGCGCAGCGCGGCGATGCGCGCCGCCGTGGCCTGCGCGCCGCGCGCCACCGCGTCGTAGCGCAGCAGCCCGACCTGATGCCGGCTCTGGCGCTGCAGCACGCGCACCAGGTTGGCATCGGTCATCGGCGTCAGCGGATGGTGCTCCATGCCGGATTCATTCAGCAGCGCATCGCCGACGAACAGATGGCCGCGGAAAATGGTGCGGCCGTTCTCGGGGAAGGCCGGGCAGGCGATGGTGAAGTCGCTGTCCAGCGCCGCCAGCAGGGCCTCGGCCACCGGGCCGATATTGCCGGCGTCGGTCGAATCGAAGGTGGAGCAGTATTTGAAGACGAACTGGCGGCAGCCCTGCGCGCGCAGCCACTGCAGCGCCGCCAGCGACTCGGCCACGGCTTCGGCGGCGGGAACGGTGCGCGATTTCAGCGCGACCACCAGCGCATCGGCGGCGCCAAGATCCGGCACCGTGCCCGCAGCGGGCACGCCGATGGTCTGCACGGTGCGCATGCCGTTGCGCACCAGCGTGTTGGCGAGGTCGGTGGCGCCGGTGAAGTCGTCGGCGATGCAGCCAAGGAGCGCGGTCATCGTCTGTGCCCCTTATTCGGCTTCGGTTGCAGCCTGGCCCGGCAGCTCGATGCCCGGGAAGATCTTGATCACCGCGGAATCGTCCTCGCCGCCGTGGCCGGCGGTCGACGCCATCATGAACATCTGGTGCGCGGCCGCCGACAGCGGCAGCGGGAATTTGCTGGTGCGCGCGGTGTCGAGCACCATGCCCAGGTCCTTGACGAAGATATCGACCGCCGACAGCGGCGTGTAGTCGCCCTTCAGGATATGCGGCACGCGGTTCTCGAACATCCACGAGTTGCCGGCGCTGTGGGTGATCACGTCATAGAGCGCGTCCGGGTCGACGCCTTCGCGCAGGCCCAGCGCCATGGCTTCGGCGGCGGCGGCGATATGCACGCCGGCCAGCAGCTGGTTGATGATCTTGACCTTGGAGCCGGCACCGTGCGCGGCGCCCAGGCGATACACCTTGCCGGCGATCGCGGCCAGCACGCCTTCGGCGAGCGCATAGGCTTCGGCGGGGCCGGAGGTCATCATGGTCATCTCGCCGCTGGCGGCACGCGCGGCGCCGCCCGAGACCGGCGCATCCAGCATCAGCAGGCCGTGTTCGGCCAGCCGCCGGCCCAGCGCCAGGGCGAACTCCGGCGGCACCGTGGCGCTGGCGATCACCAGCTTGCCCGGCTGCATCGCCGCCACGGCGCCGTCGGCGCCGAACAGCACGGCCTCGGTCTGCTGTGCATTGACCACCAGCGTCAGCACCACGTCGCAGCGGCTGCCCAGCTCGGCGGGCGAGGCGCACGGCACGCCGCCGGCATCGGCAAAGCGCTGCAGCACCTCGGGGCGCAGGTCGCAGGCGTGCACGTTGAAACCGGCCCGCAGCAGCGACTGCGCGACACCAAAGCCCATGGCACCAAGGCCGATGACGCCGATATTGCTGGACCCGATATTGCTGGACATAAGGACTCCCTGAAACAGATACGGATGATTCGATGCTGGCGGCGGCGCGTCAGTTGGCGGCGCCGTGCAGGGCGCCGCCGTCGCTGCCGCTGTCGCTGTCGTCGGCGCCCAGCTGGGCCAGCCGGTGCGCGGCGTTGTACATGTGGTTCTGCGCGGCATTGCGCGCGGCCAGCGGGTCGCCGGCGCGAATCGCGGCGACGATGGCCTGGTGTTCCTCGCGCACCTGGCGCGAAAAATCCGCGCGGCGCGCTTCGTTGGTGCGGGTCACGCGCGTGGCGGCTTCCAGGTACTGGCTCAGGAACGCGAGCGTCTTGAGGAAATAGGGGTTGCCGGTGGCCTCGGCGATGGCGCGGTGGAAGCCCACGTCCTCGGCGACGCCGTCGCCGCCCTGCGCCACCACGTCGTCCAGGCGGGCCAGCGCGGCGTCGATGGCGGCCATCGAGGCATCGGTGCGGCGGCGGGCCGCCTGCGCGGCCACCTCGGCCTCGATCGCGCGGCGCAGCTCGACGATCTGCAGCACCGATTCCAGCGTGCCGGTGTCGGTGTAGTCGATGCGCAGCGGCCGGATGCCGGCCTGCAGCGTCACGAACACGCCGCTGCCCTGGCGCGACTCGACCACGCCTTCGTATTTCAGCCGCGAGATGGCCTCGCGCACCACGGTGCGGCTGACGCCGAATTCCTCGGACAGCACCGCCTCGGTGGGCAGCTTGTCGCCGCGGGCGAAGGCACCGCTCTGGATCTTGTCCAGCAACTGTTCGGCAACGTTGTCGGTCAGGGCGCGGGCAGGGACTTTCTGGAACACGGCGGCTTTCCCGGTTATTCGGTAATCAGGTCATCATACAAATTTGCTGTATGGCTGCCGACCCCAGGTAAACCCTGATATGGTGCAAGTCGCTGGGTGCCGTGCGGACAACGCTCCACATTGGTGCGGCTGCGCAGCGCCCGTGGCTGGCGTATCATTGGCGCCCGCCTGATTTCCACTTGCAGCTTTCACCGCCATGCCTGCCACTGTCCTGATCTGCCCCTGGTCCGAAGCGCGCGAGCGCGCACGCGCCATCCGCTATACCGTCTTTGTCGAAGAGCAGGGCGTGCCGGTGGAGCTGGAATGGGACGAATGGGACGAGCCCAGCTGGCATGCGCTGGCGCTGGCCGAGGACGGCACGCCGCTGGCCACCGGGCGGCTGCTGCCCGACGGCCATATCGGCCGCATGGCCGTGCTGAAGCCGGCGCGCGGCAGCGGCGTCGGCGCGCTGGTGCTCGAGGCGCTGATGCGCAAGGCGGAACAGCTAGGTTATCCGGAACTGGTGCTCAACGCGCAGACACACGCGGCGCCGTTCTATGCGCGCGTGGGCTTTGCGCAGGTGGGACCGGAATTCGAAGAGGCGGGCATCCCGCACGTGGAGATGCGCAAGCGCCTGGCCTGAGGGGCAGTGACCGTCAGCGCGGCGCCTGCACGATGCCGGTGTCGCGCGACAGGTTCAGCGTGCCGTGGAAGGCCACCTCGCCAATGCGGCCGTCGGCGTCGAAGCTGCGTTCGTTAAGGTCGAAGCGCCCGTCGTGGCGCACGCGCAGCACCGTGCTGGCGCGCGTGCCGTACATCGGCGAGCGGATAAAGGCCGACGACAGCAGCTTTTCCCAGTCCGGCGCCACGCCGGTGGCGGGCAGCTCGAAATCCGCGGCCTGGCGTTGGTCGGCCAGCATCTGCAGGTAGGGCTCGGCGCTGGCATGGGCGTGGCCGCTGTCGGCGGCCAGCACTTCGGCGAGCGCGCCGACGCGGCTGCGCACCTTGGGCCAGGGCGTATCGAGCAGCGCGTTGGACAGCCCGTACAGGCCGGGGCGCAGCCGTTGCGGCTGGCGCGACGCCGAGCGGTTGCTGTACCACCACAGCTCGCGCAGGTCGCTCGCCAGCAGGTTGAAGCCGTTGTAGGCGCCGTCTTCGCCGGCGAGGCCGCCGAGGTAGTCGAACGGTGCGGCGTGGCCGCGCAGGAAGCCGGAAACCAGCTCGCCGCGCGAGCGCGCGTCGGTGCGTTTCTCGGACGGGGCGCGGTAGTTGGTCAGCGCGGCGAAGCGGCCGTCGGCATTGACGCCCATCCACGTGCCCGGTTCGCCGATCACCTCGGCCAGGTCGCGGCCGGCCAGCACCTGCGGCGCATCCTGCCACCAGTGCGCGGCCGCCGCGGGGCGGGCATAGAATTCATCGCGGTTGCCGGCCACGACCAGGGCATAGTCCGGGTGGGATTGCCAGGCAACCAGAATCAGACACATCGCTTTGCTTCCTTTGCCGCGAGGCTACCGGACGACCACAGCAGGACGTCCACGAGGCGCCTACAGCACGTCCAGGTCGATAAAGTGTTCGGCGCGCCGCTCGCCGTCGACCCACTGGTCCAGCCCGCTCTGGCGCCACAGCCCTTCCAGCGTGGCATCGAACGCGGGCGGCACGTCGGCGTAGCACTCCATCCAGGTCTGCACGCCGGCGCGGGTTTCCGGCCTGCGCATCAGCGTACCACCAATTCCGGTGGCTTCGGCGACGGTCTCCATCCAGCGGTGCCAGTGCGGCAGCGCCTCGGCGGCGACGGCTTCCGGAACACGGAAATAGACGTAGAGGTGATCGCTCATGGCGGGTCCTGTTGCATCCTGTCGCAATCAGCCGGCGGCCTGGGCGGCCTCGCCGAATGGCACCGCGTAGGGCAGCGTGGCGGTGGCCAGCGCCGCCCCGTCGGCACTGCCCAGGCGCAGCGCGCTGCCGGCGGCGTCGATCTTCAGTTCCGCCAGCCCGGCCCAGCCGCCACCCGGCGCCGGCGCGGCGTTGACGATCATGCCGCAGGGCTGGCCCGGATCCTCTGGACGATAGATCTCGGCCGCGGGTGCCGGCACCTCGCCTTCGCCCTGCACCAGCCACATGCGCCGCTTGAGCGTGCCGCGGTACTGGCTGCGCGCCACCACTTCCTGGCCCGGATAGCAGCCCTTGCGGAAGTTGACGCCGCCGACCAGCTCGAAATTGATCATCTGCGGCACGAACTGCTCCTGCGTGGCAGCGACGATGCGGGGCAGGCCCGACTGCACTTCGAGCCAGTCCCACAACGCCGGCGCGGCGCCTTGCAGCGTGGCGGACAGCGCCGCGCGCACTGCGTCGGCGCGCCCGGTCGGCAGCACAATCTGCCAGCGCGGCTGGCCGGCACCGTCCGGCAGGCGGATCACGCTGATGCCGTCGGCGCTATCCACGGCAAAAGGCGCTTGCGGCGCCGGCAGCCCGGCCGCGGCCAGCGCCTGGGCGGCGCCAGCGCCGGCAACGCCGACGATGGCGTGGGTGGGCGTGATATCGGACAGCTTGGCCTTGGCGCGCAGCACGAACATCGACAGCCGCTTCTGCACCGCGGGCTGGATCTCGGCCGACAGCTGCAGCACGATGCCGTCGGCGTCGCGCCACATCAGGAAGGTGGCCAGCAGCCGGCCCTTGGGCGAGCAGTAGCCGGCCAGGCGCGCCGCGCCCGGCGCCAGGTCTTCGACCGCGTTGGTCAGCTGGGTATGCAGGAAGCTGGCGGCATCGTCGCCCGCCACCCGAACGAGGCCGAGCCCGGCCGGGGTGCAAACCACGCCGCCGGCGT belongs to Cupriavidus taiwanensis and includes:
- a CDS encoding NRDE family protein; protein product: MCLILVAWQSHPDYALVVAGNRDEFYARPAAAAHWWQDAPQVLAGRDLAEVIGEPGTWMGVNADGRFAALTNYRAPSEKRTDARSRGELVSGFLRGHAAPFDYLGGLAGEDGAYNGFNLLASDLRELWWYSNRSASRQPQRLRPGLYGLSNALLDTPWPKVRSRVGALAEVLAADSGHAHASAEPYLQMLADQRQAADFELPATGVAPDWEKLLSSAFIRSPMYGTRASTVLRVRHDGRFDLNERSFDADGRIGEVAFHGTLNLSRDTGIVQAPR
- a CDS encoding DUF4936 family protein; its protein translation is MSDHLYVYFRVPEAVAAEALPHWHRWMETVAEATGIGGTLMRRPETRAGVQTWMECYADVPPAFDATLEGLWRQSGLDQWVDGERRAEHFIDLDVL
- the ygfZ gene encoding CAF17-like 4Fe-4S cluster assembly/insertion protein YgfZ — protein: MPALNPQAQELAANLDALHAGGVVCTPAGLGLVRVAGDDAASFLHTQLTNAVEDLAPGAARLAGYCSPKGRLLATFLMWRDADGIVLQLSAEIQPAVQKRLSMFVLRAKAKLSDITPTHAIVGVAGAGAAQALAAAGLPAPQAPFAVDSADGISVIRLPDGAGQPRWQIVLPTGRADAVRAALSATLQGAAPALWDWLEVQSGLPRIVAATQEQFVPQMINFELVGGVNFRKGCYPGQEVVARSQYRGTLKRRMWLVQGEGEVPAPAAEIYRPEDPGQPCGMIVNAAPAPGGGWAGLAELKIDAAGSALRLGSADGAALATATLPYAVPFGEAAQAAG